A genomic region of Peptoniphilus sp. ING2-D1G contains the following coding sequences:
- a CDS encoding putative type IV prepilin leader peptidase PilD (Peptidase A24, or the prepilin peptidase as it is also known, processes the N-terminus of the prepilins. The processing is essential for the correct formation of the pseudopili of type IV bacterial protein secretion. The enzyme is found across eubacteria and archaea; High confidence in function and specificity), with amino-acid sequence MNFVVFVMGAFIGSLMGVFIHRRENIKDFILGRSRCESCSYTIPLYLNVPIISYFLLRGRCMNCKEKIPFIIPIYEVTTALVFYLLYLKYDISTRFLIRAIQSIILLIISFTDLKHREVYTADIFLLFILELVYNLIYKLDLMVAFVSMILLLIVYYSIYKLSGAMGEADVLIGAVSGFFAKGLSSAFVVFRNTFVLAAVCSIVFILLKRKNFKDDIAFCPYIAISIFGVML; translated from the coding sequence ATGAATTTTGTTGTTTTCGTTATGGGAGCTTTCATTGGATCTTTAATGGGGGTTTTCATACATAGAAGAGAGAACATCAAAGATTTTATATTAGGCAGATCAAGATGTGAGAGTTGCAGCTACACCATACCGCTATACTTAAATGTACCTATTATTTCCTATTTTTTATTGCGCGGAAGGTGCATGAATTGTAAAGAGAAAATACCTTTTATAATTCCAATTTACGAGGTAACTACAGCCCTTGTATTTTATCTTCTCTATTTAAAATATGATATTTCCACCAGGTTTTTAATAAGAGCTATCCAGTCGATTATACTGCTTATTATTTCTTTTACGGATTTGAAACATAGGGAAGTATATACCGCTGACATATTTTTATTATTTATTTTAGAGTTAGTGTATAATTTGATTTATAAGTTGGATTTAATGGTTGCCTTTGTAAGTATGATTTTATTATTAATTGTTTATTATTCCATATATAAATTAAGCGGAGCTATGGGAGAAGCTGATGTATTGATAGGAGCTGTATCAGGTTTTTTTGCAAAGGGTTTATCAAGTGCTTTTGTTGTATTTAGAAATACTTTTGTATTGGCGGCAGTATGTAGCATAGTTTTTATTCTTTTAAAAAGGAAAAATTTTAAGGATGACATTGCATTTTGTCCTTATATAGC
- a CDS encoding putative type IV pilin (This short sequence motif appears a the N-terminus of type IV prokaryotic filamentous adhesins or pilins. The N-terminal residue, which is methylated, is hydrophobic (generally a phenylalanine or a methionine), and this leader peptide is hydrophilic. The fifth residue of the mature sequence is a glutamate which seems to be required for the methylation step; Family membership): MKRKIKAFTLVELVIVIAIILILVSVAIPRFTKSNLSAQAAAHNVNVKEIKNAAILYLMENENATSVSMKDLEGYFEGKTPKPAKAYTKDDFTITLGENQQIKVTPGMLKVEGDKLVLTGED, from the coding sequence ATGAAAAGAAAAATTAAAGCATTTACATTAGTAGAACTTGTCATTGTAATTGCAATTATTTTAATATTGGTATCAGTAGCAATACCGAGATTTACAAAATCAAATTTAAGTGCACAGGCAGCTGCACATAATGTCAATGTAAAGGAAATTAAAAACGCCGCGATACTTTACCTTATGGAAAATGAAAATGCAACTTCCGTTAGCATGAAGGATTTAGAAGGTTATTTTGAAGGGAAAACTCCAAAACCGGCAAAGGCTTATACAAAAGACGATTTTACAATCACCTTAGGTGAAAATCAGCAAATAAAAGTCACACCGGGAATGCTTAAAGTAGAAGGGGATAAATTGGTTTTGACAGGAGAGGATTGA
- a CDS encoding putative bacterial type II secretion system protein F (The original family covered both the regions found by the current model. The splitting of the family has allowed the related FlaJ_arch (archaeal FlaJ family) to be merged with it. Proteins with this domain in form a platform for the machiney of the Type II secretion system, as well as the Type 4 pili and the archaeal flagella. This domain seems to show some similarity to PF00664 but this may just be due to similarities in the TM helices; High confidence in function and specificity) — protein MRFKYKAFDLGNNIIKGEIEAHSDKEVLYKIREQGLRPVKITQVSEFNRDIKLFDKPFRAESLYIFLYQLYVLLNSDITVVKSFEILKSMYQGTQRKIIDAIHRDLISANTLSQSLSNAAVFPELLINMVKIGENSSNLPEIFANLSEYYRNRIIFEKKIKNALIYPIILLLVTILVVNFLILHILPTFQSVFEDSGSKLPIITELLLKISKFINKNFITFFGISVFILLALIIYFNSQRGKLYFDKLKLKSNLYKMSLMNNFISMMKLLIKSGATVSESIDIMALSVENKILKKTLEQASKDIYRGFSLSESLKNSKIFSEMDKSMLKIGEESSNLSEILDSLSYYYRYEIEIKQQKFLAVFEPAIILVLSLFVGFIVISVAMPMFDLVNNI, from the coding sequence ATGAGATTTAAATATAAAGCGTTTGATTTGGGAAATAATATTATAAAGGGTGAAATTGAAGCTCATAGTGACAAAGAAGTACTATATAAAATTAGAGAACAGGGATTAAGACCTGTAAAAATAACTCAAGTGTCAGAATTTAACAGAGATATAAAATTATTCGACAAACCCTTTCGCGCAGAGAGTTTATATATTTTTTTGTATCAATTATACGTTCTTTTAAATTCGGATATCACTGTGGTGAAATCCTTTGAAATTTTAAAATCCATGTATCAAGGTACCCAAAGGAAAATAATAGATGCAATTCACAGAGATTTGATATCAGCAAATACTTTGAGTCAATCTCTTAGCAATGCGGCGGTATTTCCCGAGCTGTTGATAAATATGGTAAAAATCGGAGAAAATTCATCAAATCTTCCCGAGATATTTGCAAATTTGTCAGAATATTATAGAAACAGAATAATCTTTGAAAAAAAGATAAAAAATGCCTTGATATATCCAATTATATTGTTACTTGTGACTATTTTAGTAGTCAATTTTTTAATTTTACATATTTTGCCGACTTTTCAATCGGTATTTGAGGATTCCGGCTCAAAACTCCCAATTATTACTGAATTGCTTCTTAAAATTTCAAAATTTATCAATAAAAACTTCATAACATTTTTTGGTATTTCCGTATTTATCCTCTTGGCATTAATTATTTATTTTAACAGCCAAAGAGGTAAATTGTACTTTGATAAACTCAAATTAAAGAGTAATCTCTACAAAATGTCTTTAATGAACAATTTCATAAGCATGATGAAACTTCTTATTAAATCGGGAGCGACAGTATCAGAATCCATCGATATAATGGCTTTATCTGTGGAAAATAAGATTCTTAAAAAAACATTGGAACAAGCTTCTAAAGACATATACAGAGGATTTAGTCTTTCGGAATCTTTAAAAAATTCAAAAATATTTTCGGAGATGGACAAATCCATGCTAAAAATTGGAGAAGAATCATCAAATTTAAGTGAAATACTTGATTCTTTGAGTTATTATTATAGATATGAGATAGAAATAAAACAGCAGAAATTTCTGGCTGTTTTTGAACCTGCAATTATATTAGTATTGTCGTTGTTTGTAGGGTTTATAGTAATTTCAGTAGCAATGCCGATGTTTGATTTGGTAAACAACATATGA